The DNA segment TTTGATCATCATCTGGATAGGAACTTGCTGGAGAAAAGAATGGGCGAAATGGATCCGTGTCAGGAATTTCAAGGAATGTATAGATATGGGAGCCATCGCTAAGGTCCCAGAAAGAAACACCCTTCTCTAGCATGTCAAGGAAAATACCCACTCTGTGTAGCCGAGGGTTCACAAGTAGCACAGTTAAGGGATCAGTGCTGGCAGAATAGACCTTTTTTTCCCTCACACCCATGGTCCAGAAGCCGTTTTTTTCTGACAAGTAAATAGCCTCTTTTCGATTAATGGACTCTTTGCAAATGCCTATATCCCATTCTTTGCTGGTTCCCACCACTACCTCCCAGTAATGGCGGCCTGAAGTGAACCGGGAAGAGCCCAGGACACAAGGGGAGGTGTGGAATCTTTCTGCACATTTCTTCCGGTTTTGCTTCTGAGGCGTATGGTAGACACTCAGCAGGTCATCAGAGATGatcaggtggtcctgggctgtgtcCACATCCAAGGTCATGTTTACTATGTAAAGAAAATCCAGTAGTTCAGCAAAGATATGAAGCCAGCGTGGACTCTTTCATATGTACGGCAAAGGCTATTTATACCtcacttttatttaattctactttttaaaagtcacattttgTGGAAAATTTCAAGACCCTCCTAATTAGGAAACATTTTATATAGCATAAAAGTGGTTGCCCCCCCAAATTTGTTTCTCCAAACCACACCACTATTTGACATATGTAATACTTAATATCCGAAGGGCAGAAGATACAGTACTTATTATAGAgtaagaaaatatgattttttttgcaGTCACCTATTTAATCTTGTTGACTGGGAAATTGGGTTCTTTAAAAAGCGTTTTTCactatttatacatgtgtgtgtataccacagtTATGTATATAGGGATCAGCTTGAAGGTTGGTTTCCTCTTTCTATCATGTGGTCCCTAGTTGTCAGGCTTGACACAAGACCTGTCAGCTGAGCCTCCTCACCAGCCCTGGGAGTTGCATTCTAAGAcacgtttatttttttttaatagagttatataaaaaaaataaagatgattgGGAGATAGGCCAGCTGAGACTTGAATTCAAGTCTCAGAACTCATATAGAAATGTCAGGTGTGGTGTTGGGTGCACACTTATGATCCAAGTGCTAGATAGATGGAGACAGGTAGATGTCTGAGCTTGCCAGCCAATTAGCCTAGCCTagcttctcccccatccccccaaaacCCCAGGGTGCATGGCAGCTAAAGAATGGAcagctgaggctgtcctctggtctccacatgcacattaATGCATACAAACCTACATATAGAACACAAAGAATTATTGCTTGGAGACCTGAGTAGGGGcaggttaattttggagaagtcAAGATACAGGAAGGAAATGTCCATGCTCATGAATGTATATGGTggaggctggcttggaactcatatAGACCAGGGTAGCTGTGAACACACAAGAGTTCCACCCACCTGGTTCTGCCTccaaagggctgggattaaaaacacACACTTGATGTATATGTTTGGTTCCTGGCAACAGTTCAGACCGGAAGTTGCATGGTGACATGGTTTAAATCTTGAGTGTGTCCTCTAAGGGAAACACATGGGTTCAGAGGGTCAGATAAACTTGGAAAGGAACAACTTGGTGACCTTCACAGTAGCCCTTAAATACCAGGACCTATGAGAAGAACTGCTTATCCCAATGAAGTGAGCGTGGAGCCAACATAAACCTCAGACCCTTTTGACTAAAACCTAGTGTTTCACCTGGCTCTTGTCCTAGTTTTCATTATCTGCCAA comes from the Mus pahari chromosome 19, PAHARI_EIJ_v1.1, whole genome shotgun sequence genome and includes:
- the LOC110337026 gene encoding ret finger protein-like 4A, with the translated sequence MAHLFKEISNCYFCFRWLESPVYLNCGYICCFQCLDSLEKTPEGDGVLCPTCSVVSLKEDIIPAKKLGALVNKIKNLEPELNFILTMDQGMKIFQVNMTLDVDTAQDHLIISDDLLSVYHTPQKQNRKKCAERFHTSPCVLGSSRFTSGRHYWEVVVGTSKEWDIGICKESINRKEAIYLSEKNGFWTMGVREKKVYSASTDPLTVLLVNPRLHRVGIFLDMLEKGVSFWDLSDGSHIYTFLEIPDTDPFRPFFSPASSYPDDDQKQALSICPVTNPGIFGLPVNPQ